AACTTCACGAGCAGGTTTGCAAGTTTGCCAACGCGCTGAAGTCGCTTGGCGTCGCGCGGGGCGATCGCGTCACGATCTATATGCCGATGATTCCCGAAATTGCCGTCGCCATGCTGGCATGTGCGCGCATCGGGGCGGTCCATTCCGTGGTGTTCGGCGGCTTCTCGCCCGACGCGCTCGCCAACCGTATCCAGGACTGCGACTCGAGCATCCTCATCACGGCCGACGAAGGCGTGCGAGGCGGGCGAACGATTCCGATGAAGGCCAGTGCCGACAAGGCCATGGAGAAATGTCCGAAGGTGGACCGATGCGTGGTTGTCAAGCGCACCGGCGGCAAGGTCGATTGGCGCGAGGGCCGAGATCATTGGTACGAGGATCTGATGAGTCGAAGCTCGGCCGACTGTGCGCCGGAGGAAATGGGCGCGGAGGACCCGCTCTACATCCTCTACACCTCAGGCTCGACCGGCAAGCCCAAAGGGGTCGTCCATACGACCGGCGGCTATCTGACCTATGTCGCGTTGACGCACCAATACGTTTTCGACTATCACGACGGCGACGTCTACTGGTGTACGGCCGACTGCGGTTGGGTGACGGGGCATAGCTACATCGTCTATGGGCCGTTGGCCAATGGTGCCATCACGGTCATGTTCGAAGGTATGCCTAACTATCCGGATAGTTCGCGCTACTGGCAGGTGTGCGACAAGCATCGGGTGCAAATCATCTATACCGCGCCGACCGCCATCCGCGCGCTGATGCGCGATGGCGACGCGCCGGTGAAAAAGACGTCGCGCAAATCGCTGCGGCTGCTCGGTACCGTGGGCGAGCCGATCAATCCGGCGGCTTGGCTGTGGTACTACGAGGTCGTAGGCGAGCAGCGTTGCCCGGTGGTCGACACCTGGTGGCAGACCGAGACAGGCGGAATGATGATTGCGCCGCTGCCGGGGGCGACGACGCTCAAGCCCGGCTCCGCCACGCGTCCGCTTTTCGGCATACGTCCGGCGCTCGTCGACGAAACGGGTCACGTGATCGAGGGTGCCGGCACCGGCAGTCTGTGCATGCTCGATTCGTGGCCTGGGCAAATGCGGTCTGTCTATGGCGATCCCGATCGCATGAAGCAAACCTATTTCAGTCAATTCGAAGGGATGTATTACACCGGCGATGGGTGTTATCGCGATGCGGACGGCGACTATTGGATCAGCGGCCGGATCGACGACGTCATCAACGTTTCGGGGCACCGCTTGGGCACCGCCGAAGTGGAGAGCGCGCTGGTGTTGCACCCCAACGTTGCGGAAGCGGCCGTGGTCGGATATCCGCACGACGTCAAGGGCCAAGGCATCTACGCTTACGTCACGCTGAAGGCCGACGTCAAGGCGAGCGATGCGCTGCGCCAGGAGTTGACGGAGTTCGTGCGCCGGGAGATCGGCCCGATCGCCAATCCGGACTTCATCCAATGGGCGCCCGCTCTGCCCAAGACGCGCTCGGGCAAGATCATGCGCCGAATCTTGCGCAAGATCGCCACCGGCGATTACGAGAACTTGGGCGATGTGTCGACCCTGGCCGATCCGCGTGTGGTGGAAGACCTGGTCAACGAGCGCAAAGCGCATTGATCCGGCATCTGGCGTGAACGGCGAAGTAAAGATGGTGCGCGAACGGGCGGCCCCGATCGCGCGCCCGACTTAGACCACCGTCTCGCGCTCCGGCGTGGCGCTAATCTTATGGACCGAGAGATCGGCGCCGTCGAACTCGCTTTCGTCGTCGAGCCGAATGCCCACCGTCGCGCGCAAGACGCCATAGACGATTGCACCGCCGGCCGTGGCGACGACGATGGCCGCAAGCGTGCCGAGCACCTGCGAGATCATCGACACCCCGCCGGCGCCGCCGAGCGCCTTCGCCCCGAAGATGCCGGCGGCAATGCCGCCCCACGCCCCGCACAGGCCATGCAGCGGCCATACACCGAGGACGTCGTCGATGCGCCAACGATTCTGTACGCACGTGAACATATAGACGAACAGCGCGCCCGCGATCGCACCGGTGATGAGTGCACCGATCGGATGCATGACGTCGGACCCCGCGCACACGGCGACGAGTCCCGCGAGCGGGCCGTTGTAGGCGAAACCCGGATCGTTGCGCCCGGCGAGACACGCGGCCAGCGTGCCGCCGACCATCGCCATCAGCGAGTTGACCGCGACGAGCCCGCTGATCTTGTCGATCGTCTGCGCGCTCATGACGTTGAAGCCGAACCAGCCCACCGCAAGCACCCAGGCGCCCAAGGCGAGGAACGGGATGTTCGACGGAGGATGCGCCGCGATACGGCCGTCGCGCTGATATCGGCCACGCCGCGCACCGAGCAGCAGCACGGCCGGCAGCGCCACCCAGCCGCCGAACGCGTGCACCACGACGGAGCCGGCGAAATCGTGAAACGGCGCGCCGAACGTCGCGGCGAGCCACGTCTGCAGGCCGAACCGGTCGTTCCAGGCGATGCCTTCGAAGAATGGATAGATGAAGCCGACGAGAAGGAAGGTTGCGCAGAGCTGCGGGTTGAACTTGGCGCGCTCGGCGATCCCGCCTGAGACGATCGCCGGGATCGCCGCGGCGAACGTCAGCAGAAAGAAGAACCGCACGAGCTGATATCCGTTGTGCTCGGCGAGCGTTGCCGCATTGCCGAAGAACTGGACGCCGTAGGCGATCGTGTAGCCGATGAAGAAGTACGCGATGGTCGACACCGCGAAATCGACGAGGATCTTCACGAGCGCGTTGACCTGATTCTTTTTGCGAACCGTACCAAGCTCGAGGAATGCGAATCCCGCATGCATGGCGAGCACCATTGCGGCGCCGAGTAAGAGAAATAATGTGTCGGCGCCCGTTTTCAGGTCATTCATAAGATCAATCGATGCGCAAAAAACAGGCAAGGAAAGCAATCTGCGTACCAGGTCGGTGAATGAATGTTCCTGATTTGTGCATGCACTTGCCGTGGCGCCGTTTGCGCACCAAAGAGGGTCGGGAGAACGATCGGGGAACGTCAGCGCGTTCGCACTCTGTAGGTGCGTGCGTTGCACGCTATTCGAGCGCGCGCACTCGATTTGCGCATTCGGCGATGAGCCGGGGCGATGTGTCCGAAATCGGTGCGCAAACCCACGCCGATACTCCCGCGCGATCGACGACGAATGCCTCTACGCGTCCCTCTCGCAGCGAGAACTCGCCGATCGACACGTCGAACCGAACCCCGGCTGCTTCGATGCGGGCGAAGCGCTCGCCATGACGCAATTCGATCGAGAGCACTTGCGCCATGAACGCGTGCTCGCCATGTCCAGGCCGAATCGCTCGCGACGCCACGCGCCACATAAGAGGGCGGCCGGGTTCGATCGACCCGTTTGCGGTTGCGAGGATCAGGCCGTCGCCCACTTCGATCATTCCGGGAGCACGCATGACACCCGTGCCGACATTGCGCAGACCGAGCAGCTCGGACACACGCATGCTGGCCGGCTGCGAG
The sequence above is a segment of the Trinickia acidisoli genome. Coding sequences within it:
- the acs gene encoding acetate--CoA ligase, yielding MSEHRVFPAPAAWAANAWADSARYEAMYRRSVDDPEGFWREQGKRLDWIKPYTLVKDVSFASQDLHIRWFYDGTLNVCSNCVDRHLATRGDQTAIIWEGDDPSVHRTLTYRELHEQVCKFANALKSLGVARGDRVTIYMPMIPEIAVAMLACARIGAVHSVVFGGFSPDALANRIQDCDSSILITADEGVRGGRTIPMKASADKAMEKCPKVDRCVVVKRTGGKVDWREGRDHWYEDLMSRSSADCAPEEMGAEDPLYILYTSGSTGKPKGVVHTTGGYLTYVALTHQYVFDYHDGDVYWCTADCGWVTGHSYIVYGPLANGAITVMFEGMPNYPDSSRYWQVCDKHRVQIIYTAPTAIRALMRDGDAPVKKTSRKSLRLLGTVGEPINPAAWLWYYEVVGEQRCPVVDTWWQTETGGMMIAPLPGATTLKPGSATRPLFGIRPALVDETGHVIEGAGTGSLCMLDSWPGQMRSVYGDPDRMKQTYFSQFEGMYYTGDGCYRDADGDYWISGRIDDVINVSGHRLGTAEVESALVLHPNVAEAAVVGYPHDVKGQGIYAYVTLKADVKASDALRQELTEFVRREIGPIANPDFIQWAPALPKTRSGKIMRRILRKIATGDYENLGDVSTLADPRVVEDLVNERKAH
- a CDS encoding ammonium transporter translates to MNDLKTGADTLFLLLGAAMVLAMHAGFAFLELGTVRKKNQVNALVKILVDFAVSTIAYFFIGYTIAYGVQFFGNAATLAEHNGYQLVRFFFLLTFAAAIPAIVSGGIAERAKFNPQLCATFLLVGFIYPFFEGIAWNDRFGLQTWLAATFGAPFHDFAGSVVVHAFGGWVALPAVLLLGARRGRYQRDGRIAAHPPSNIPFLALGAWVLAVGWFGFNVMSAQTIDKISGLVAVNSLMAMVGGTLAACLAGRNDPGFAYNGPLAGLVAVCAGSDVMHPIGALITGAIAGALFVYMFTCVQNRWRIDDVLGVWPLHGLCGAWGGIAAGIFGAKALGGAGGVSMISQVLGTLAAIVVATAGGAIVYGVLRATVGIRLDDESEFDGADLSVHKISATPERETVV